AAGACTAATTTGACTGCTATTTGCAATAATTATGCTAAGGTAAGGCATAGTACAAGGATTAGTAGAAACAATTAAAGAAAAAGCTACTCCCAACAAAATTGGATTTTTAATAAGTGGAAAATTCAGTGGATTTAATTTATTAAATATTCCTAAAACTCCTAAAATAATAAATAAAAGACCAAGTCCAAATTTTAAACCATTTTGAATCGGGGAACTAAAAAGTGAGCTAAGTAAATATCCAAAGATTAAATACGATAAAATAAAACTTGAAATAAAAAGTAAAAAATCTTTAGTAATTCCATCTTTTTGAGTAGAAAACCTATACAATAATATTGGAAACAAAATGATAATGCAAGGCGTAAAAGCAGCAATAATCCCGCTTAAAAAAGATAAAATAAAACTCATAGTAAATAAATAAAAGAATTAATTAATAAATTTATTGTTTTAATAATACTGAATTATTTTTTAGACCAAAGTCCATGTAAATTACAATACTCTCTTACATTTAAAATCTCTTCATCTTCAGGAATACAAAATGTAGCTTTAGGTTCATCATCAGGCTTTAAAAAAGCAGTATAAGTATTCTTATCTGTAAAGACTTGTATGAATTCAATATAATGGATATCTTGCATTGGGTGTAGAACTTCCCCAACTACAACTTCAACACTCTCGCCATTCCTATTAACAACAGGGATATGTTTTTCTGTTGCAGCATCTTGAGTATTCTCGGTCTTCAAAACCATATTCTGAGCGCAACAAACAAGAGCTCCTGCACCTTCATGTAGTACTTCAACTATATTTCCACACACATTACATTTATAGACTTCATTTAATTTTGTCATCGTATCTAATTCTAAAATTAGCAATTTATAAAACTACTTGAAATAAGGCTTTATCCGAAGTAGATTTATAAAGTTCAAATTTCTTTAATTATTATGATTCGTAAACTTGTACAAAAACAAATAATTCCTCACGAGAATTCTTTTCGTCAAGAATTAAATAAGAT
This is a stretch of genomic DNA from Candidatus Woesearchaeota archaeon. It encodes these proteins:
- a CDS encoding desulfoferrodoxin — encoded protein: MTKLNEVYKCNVCGNIVEVLHEGAGALVCCAQNMVLKTENTQDAATEKHIPVVNRNGESVEVVVGEVLHPMQDIHYIEFIQVFTDKNTYTAFLKPDDEPKATFCIPEDEEILNVREYCNLHGLWSKK